One part of the Mariniflexile litorale genome encodes these proteins:
- a CDS encoding M42 family metallopeptidase: MKSILNKKSMDFLESYLNNAAPTGYEWTGQKLWMDYLKPYVDEFITDTYGTAVGIINPKAKYKVVIEGHADEISWYVNYISDNGLIYVIRNGGSDHQIAPSKVVNIHTKNGIVKGVFGWPAIHTRDKSNEEAPKPDNIFIDCGCKTKEDVETLGVHVGCVITYPDEFHILNGDKFVCRALDNRMGGFMIAEVARLLKENKKTLPFGLYIVNAVQEEIGLRGAEMITQTIKPNVAIVTDVTHDTTTPMIEKKSQGDLEMGKGPVIAYAPAVQQKLRDLITDTAEAKKIPFQRNALSRATGTDTDAFAYSNGGVASALISLPLRYMHTTVEMVHREDVENVIKLIYESLLNIEEGETFSYFK; this comes from the coding sequence ATGAAGAGCATTTTAAACAAAAAGTCTATGGACTTTTTAGAATCATATTTAAACAATGCAGCGCCTACAGGATATGAATGGACTGGGCAAAAACTGTGGATGGATTACTTAAAACCTTATGTTGATGAGTTTATTACAGATACCTATGGTACAGCTGTAGGCATTATAAACCCGAAAGCAAAATATAAAGTTGTTATTGAAGGCCATGCAGATGAAATTTCTTGGTATGTGAATTATATTTCGGATAACGGATTGATTTATGTTATTAGAAATGGTGGAAGCGATCACCAAATAGCGCCGAGTAAGGTTGTAAATATTCACACAAAAAATGGCATTGTAAAAGGTGTTTTTGGTTGGCCAGCCATCCACACAAGAGACAAATCGAATGAAGAAGCTCCTAAACCTGATAATATTTTTATCGATTGCGGTTGTAAAACCAAAGAAGATGTTGAAACATTAGGTGTACATGTTGGTTGCGTTATCACCTACCCAGATGAATTCCATATTTTAAACGGTGATAAATTTGTATGTCGTGCATTAGATAACCGCATGGGTGGTTTTATGATTGCCGAAGTGGCTCGTTTATTAAAAGAAAATAAAAAAACATTGCCTTTCGGACTTTACATTGTTAATGCTGTACAAGAAGAAATTGGTTTACGTGGTGCCGAAATGATTACGCAAACCATTAAACCCAATGTGGCTATTGTTACCGATGTTACTCACGATACCACTACACCCATGATTGAAAAGAAATCACAAGGCGATTTAGAAATGGGTAAAGGCCCAGTAATTGCTTATGCACCCGCGGTACAACAAAAGCTTCGTGATTTAATTACAGATACGGCCGAAGCTAAAAAAATACCATTTCAACGCAACGCTTTGTCGCGTGCAACAGGTACTGATACCGATGCTTTTGCTTATAGTAATGGCGGTGTTGCTTCTGCTTTAATTTCATTACCACTTCGCTACATGCACACCACTGTAGAAATGGTACATAGAGAAGATGTAGAAAACGTTATAAAACTTATTTACGAAAGTTTACTTAATATAGAAGAGGGAGAAACCTTTAGTTATTTTAAATAA
- a CDS encoding hemolysin III family protein, which yields MHKQTPFQELLNAISHAIGAVFGVLGLVSLIIFNSYKTDWSLFSVIVYGISIITLFTASTVFHSVKDEVKKHYFRIVDHISIYFLIAGTYTPILLITLPQSLGWTLFYIVWGIAFFGVILKLFFTGRFEIFSTLLYLVMGWLIVFDFTNLSIQMESNGILLLFAGGLSYTVGIIFYAIKKIPYNHVIWHLFVLAGAVFHFFMIFFYVI from the coding sequence ATTCATAAACAAACACCATTTCAAGAGCTATTAAATGCCATTTCTCATGCCATTGGAGCTGTTTTTGGTGTTTTAGGATTGGTTTCTCTTATTATTTTCAACAGCTATAAAACGGATTGGAGTTTATTTAGTGTTATTGTTTATGGCATTTCTATTATTACTTTGTTTACCGCTTCAACGGTATTTCATTCTGTAAAAGACGAAGTTAAAAAACATTACTTCCGCATTGTAGATCACATTAGTATTTACTTTCTTATTGCGGGAACTTATACACCTATATTATTAATTACGTTACCCCAAAGTTTAGGGTGGACCTTATTTTATATAGTATGGGGTATCGCTTTTTTTGGCGTTATTTTAAAACTGTTCTTTACGGGAAGGTTCGAAATATTTTCAACGTTGTTATATTTAGTAATGGGGTGGCTTATTGTGTTCGATTTCACAAACCTTTCAATACAAATGGAGAGTAATGGTATATTGCTATTATTTGCTGGTGGATTATCGTATACTGTTGGTATTATATTTTATGCGATAAAGAAAATTCCTTATAATCATGTTATTTGGCATTTATTTGTGCTTGCTGGCGCAGTATTTCATTTTTTTATGATATTCTTTTATGTTATTTAA
- a CDS encoding DUF4268 domain-containing protein, translating to MFSKEESRLLRQEFWTSFGKSFPRKWILYDTKLKGFSFKFHFDTKTALVAIDLEDDLEFRIKYWEKLLALKSILLDDFLPEAIFEEAYFLENEKEISRIYIPLEQKVSIHNKNTWRDVMEFFNEKMNLFEAFFEEYKDVIEG from the coding sequence ATGTTTTCAAAAGAAGAATCTAGATTATTACGTCAAGAATTTTGGACAAGTTTTGGGAAATCGTTTCCTAGAAAATGGATTTTGTACGACACGAAATTAAAAGGATTTAGTTTTAAATTTCATTTTGATACAAAAACAGCATTGGTGGCTATTGACTTGGAGGACGATTTAGAATTCCGAATAAAGTATTGGGAAAAACTGCTGGCTTTAAAATCAATTCTTTTAGACGATTTTTTACCTGAAGCTATTTTTGAAGAAGCTTATTTTCTTGAAAACGAAAAAGAAATTTCTAGAATTTACATACCCTTAGAACAAAAAGTCTCTATTCATAACAAAAATACTTGGCGTGATGTTATGGAATTCTTTAATGAAAAGATGAACTTATTTGAAGCTTTTTTTGAGGAGTATAAAGATGTGATTGAGGGTTGA
- the lpdA gene encoding dihydrolipoyl dehydrogenase: MNSYDVAIIGSGPGGYVAAIRCAQLGMKTAIIEKYNSLGGTCLNVGCIPSKALLDSSHHYEDAIKHFEEHGIEIPGDIKVNLEKMIARKQAVVDQTTGGIDFLMKKNNIDVYQGLGSFKDATHITISGEETIEIEAKNTIIATGSKPSSLPFINIDKERIITSTEALKLKEIPKHLIVIGGGVIGLELGQVYKRLGAEVSVVEFMDRIIPTMDSGLSKELNKVLKKQKFSINISHKVKSVERVGDEVIVKADNKKGEEIEFKGDYCLVAVGRRPYTDGLNADAAGVKLTDRGQIEVNNHLQTSASNIYAIGDVVKGAMLAHKAEEEGVFVAETLAGQKPHIDYNLIPGVVYTWPEVAAVGQTEEQLKDAGVEYKVGSFPMRALGRSRASMDLDGFVKILADKKTDEILGVHMIGARAADMIAEAVVAMEFRASAEDVSRMSHAHPTFTEAIKEAALAATDDRALHI, encoded by the coding sequence ATGAATTCATACGATGTAGCCATTATTGGCTCAGGACCTGGAGGCTATGTGGCAGCCATTCGTTGCGCACAATTGGGCATGAAAACAGCCATTATAGAAAAGTACAATTCTCTTGGCGGTACTTGCTTAAACGTAGGTTGTATTCCAAGTAAAGCACTTTTAGACTCTTCTCACCATTATGAAGATGCCATCAAGCATTTTGAAGAACATGGTATCGAAATTCCTGGAGACATTAAAGTGAACCTTGAAAAAATGATTGCCCGTAAACAAGCTGTGGTAGACCAAACAACTGGTGGTATTGATTTTTTAATGAAGAAGAATAACATTGATGTCTATCAAGGTTTAGGAAGCTTTAAAGATGCAACTCATATTACAATTTCTGGTGAAGAAACTATTGAAATTGAAGCTAAAAACACGATTATAGCAACTGGAAGTAAACCTTCAAGTCTGCCCTTTATAAATATTGATAAAGAACGTATCATAACATCTACCGAAGCTTTAAAACTTAAAGAAATACCAAAACATCTAATTGTTATTGGTGGTGGTGTTATTGGTTTAGAATTAGGCCAAGTTTACAAACGTTTAGGTGCTGAAGTATCTGTAGTTGAGTTTATGGATCGTATCATTCCAACGATGGATTCTGGTCTTTCAAAAGAACTTAATAAAGTATTGAAGAAACAAAAATTTAGTATTAACATATCTCATAAAGTGAAATCGGTTGAGCGTGTAGGTGATGAAGTCATTGTGAAAGCCGACAATAAAAAAGGAGAAGAAATTGAGTTTAAAGGTGATTATTGCTTAGTAGCTGTTGGTCGTCGTCCGTATACCGATGGCTTGAATGCTGACGCAGCGGGCGTAAAATTAACTGATAGAGGCCAAATTGAAGTTAACAATCATTTACAAACAAGTGCATCAAACATTTACGCAATAGGAGATGTGGTAAAAGGAGCTATGTTAGCTCACAAAGCAGAGGAAGAAGGCGTGTTTGTTGCTGAAACCTTAGCTGGACAAAAACCACATATCGATTATAACTTAATTCCGGGTGTTGTTTACACTTGGCCAGAAGTTGCTGCTGTAGGTCAAACCGAAGAGCAATTGAAAGATGCTGGAGTAGAATACAAAGTAGGTTCTTTTCCTATGCGTGCTTTAGGTAGAAGTAGAGCAAGTATGGATTTGGATGGTTTCGTTAAAATTTTAGCAGATAAGAAAACAGATGAAATTTTAGGCGTACACATGATTGGTGCACGTGCAGCAGATATGATTGCAGAAGCTGTTGTTGCTATGGAATTTAGAGCATCGGCTGAAGATGTATCGCGCATGAGTCATGCACATCCAACATTTACAGAAGCCATTAAAGAAGCTGCTTTAGCGGCAACAGACGATAGAGCTTTACACATTTAA
- a CDS encoding PrsW family glutamic-type intramembrane protease, whose amino-acid sequence MNLLIFAIAPIFIVIFYIYLKDKYEKEPKRLLLYNFLLGAIVSILITIIMYYGFNIFLPITDQTSVLQQFIKAFFVVGFTEELSKYLIVLYYSQTHNEFDEPFDGIVYAVMVSMGFAATENIFYVLEGGITTAFLRALTAVPAHATFGVLMGYFMGKAKFSKNKIILNLAGLLLAILFHGTYDFFLFIDFIPGVWIGAFISLFIGVLLSRKAIKSHQLNSNFKV is encoded by the coding sequence ATGAATCTACTCATTTTTGCCATTGCTCCTATTTTTATTGTTATCTTCTATATCTATTTAAAAGATAAATATGAGAAAGAGCCTAAACGTTTATTATTATATAATTTTTTATTAGGTGCCATCGTTAGCATTCTTATTACAATCATTATGTACTATGGTTTTAATATATTCCTCCCTATTACTGATCAAACTAGTGTTTTACAACAATTTATAAAAGCATTTTTTGTAGTTGGTTTTACCGAGGAGTTAAGTAAATACCTTATAGTTCTTTATTACTCACAAACTCATAACGAATTTGATGAACCTTTTGACGGGATTGTTTACGCTGTTATGGTATCGATGGGTTTTGCTGCAACCGAAAATATTTTTTATGTGCTAGAAGGCGGAATAACAACAGCTTTTTTAAGAGCATTAACAGCAGTACCTGCACATGCTACTTTTGGAGTATTAATGGGTTACTTTATGGGGAAGGCTAAATTTTCGAAGAATAAAATTATTCTAAATTTAGCAGGCTTATTACTCGCTATATTATTTCATGGCACCTACGACTTTTTCTTATTTATAGATTTCATTCCTGGTGTTTGGATAGGAGCCTTTATTTCGCTATTTATTGGTGTTCTATTATCTAGAAAAGCCATAAAAAGTCATCAATTAAACTCTAATTTTAAAGTTTAA
- a CDS encoding NUDIX domain-containing protein: MDEYIDIVDKQGNPTGKSELKSIVHQKGYFHHTSHVWFYTKNGEVLLSQRSAKKTICPLMWDVSVAGHIDAGETPKQAAIREAEEEIGLIISENKLQSIGVFECFQTYDNGMVDNEFHNTFIAEISVPLSKLTLQEEEVEALKFVTLDAFKKLIKNIGEDNHFVPSNKAYYELVWQNIIKKTA; encoded by the coding sequence ATGGACGAATACATAGACATTGTAGATAAGCAAGGAAACCCCACAGGAAAATCGGAACTAAAATCAATAGTTCACCAAAAAGGATATTTCCACCATACGTCACATGTTTGGTTTTACACTAAAAATGGAGAGGTGTTATTATCACAACGTTCAGCAAAAAAAACTATTTGTCCGCTTATGTGGGATGTGTCAGTTGCAGGACATATAGATGCAGGTGAAACTCCTAAACAAGCTGCCATTAGAGAAGCTGAGGAAGAAATAGGCCTCATAATTTCAGAAAATAAATTACAATCTATTGGTGTTTTCGAATGTTTTCAAACTTATGATAATGGTATGGTAGATAATGAATTTCACAACACCTTTATTGCCGAAATTTCAGTCCCGCTTTCAAAATTAACACTCCAAGAAGAAGAGGTTGAAGCTTTAAAATTTGTTACGCTAGATGCCTTTAAAAAACTAATAAAAAATATTGGGGAAGATAATCACTTTGTGCCTTCTAATAAAGCTTATTACGAGTTGGTGTGGCAAAATATTATAAAAAAAACAGCTTAA
- a CDS encoding S41 family peptidase — protein sequence MKKQFLFLVVLMFFVSCGNIKKHNEQITKLHTVESLRSDVDKVYNQLKKHHPKLYEYTSKEILDFKFDSLKKAITIAIPSREFYKKLAPVVAQIKQGHISVGSVSKRFTKKEKKALMKRKFEFYDLEFEYLDNKLWVVGTKGNDSTVIGNEVFKIEGDTATNLVQLYKSLFSSDGYNQTLYNRAVGNHFSTYYYKDKGFLDSLDIEFKQKDSLFTKTFRRILKAEKSKNNDSIAPIIPLKMSKEEKRQNRLAAKKKRKENRKRGFIEAKKEYTRNFDFIGKDSVVAYMKMRSFTNGNYKKFYKESFKKLDSLKTEHLILDLRDNGGGRIAEIDYLYSFLTNKNYKLVEESEVNSRLPYFKSLMSNTTPFIVKASTVVLSPFIIAQNLMKTNKSDGKIYYKFRFSKEKEPKELNYKGLLYVITNGNSFSASSLLSTHLKANKRAVFVGEETGGAYNGCVAGIYKIYEMPNSKLNIRIGLMQIEAPYKQIPNGYGIIPDVAIVPTIEDRKQHKDPELDWILNDIKTNK from the coding sequence ATGAAAAAACAATTCCTGTTTCTTGTTGTTTTAATGTTTTTCGTGTCTTGCGGAAACATTAAAAAACATAACGAGCAAATTACAAAGTTACACACTGTTGAGAGTTTAAGAAGTGATGTCGATAAGGTTTATAATCAATTAAAAAAACACCATCCCAAATTGTATGAATATACTAGTAAGGAAATTTTAGACTTTAAGTTCGATAGTTTAAAAAAAGCGATAACAATTGCAATACCATCACGCGAGTTTTATAAAAAATTGGCACCTGTGGTGGCTCAAATAAAACAAGGGCATATATCGGTAGGTTCGGTAAGCAAGCGTTTCACAAAAAAAGAGAAAAAAGCATTAATGAAACGAAAATTTGAATTTTATGATTTAGAATTTGAATATCTAGATAACAAACTTTGGGTAGTAGGTACCAAAGGAAACGATTCAACCGTTATTGGAAACGAAGTTTTTAAAATTGAAGGTGATACTGCCACAAACTTAGTTCAACTATACAAAAGTCTATTTTCTTCTGATGGATATAATCAAACCTTGTACAACAGGGCCGTGGGCAATCATTTTTCTACGTATTATTACAAAGACAAAGGTTTTTTAGACAGTCTTGACATTGAGTTTAAACAAAAAGATTCGCTGTTTACAAAAACGTTTAGACGTATTTTAAAAGCTGAAAAATCCAAAAACAACGATTCCATTGCTCCAATAATACCTCTAAAAATGAGTAAGGAAGAAAAGCGTCAAAACCGTTTGGCAGCCAAAAAGAAGCGTAAAGAAAATAGAAAGCGAGGTTTTATAGAAGCCAAAAAAGAGTATACTCGAAATTTTGATTTCATAGGAAAAGATAGTGTAGTTGCATACATGAAAATGAGAAGCTTTACTAATGGTAATTACAAGAAGTTTTATAAAGAAAGTTTCAAGAAACTGGATTCACTAAAAACTGAACATCTTATTTTGGATTTACGTGATAATGGAGGAGGAAGAATCGCAGAAATAGATTATCTCTATTCTTTTTTAACGAACAAGAATTATAAGTTAGTTGAAGAAAGTGAAGTAAACAGCCGTTTGCCTTATTTTAAATCTTTAATGAGCAACACTACGCCGTTTATAGTTAAAGCATCAACTGTTGTCCTTTCTCCGTTTATTATCGCTCAAAACTTGATGAAAACAAATAAAAGTGATGGTAAAATTTATTATAAATTCAGGTTTTCAAAAGAAAAAGAACCTAAAGAATTAAATTATAAGGGATTATTGTATGTCATAACTAATGGGAATTCTTTCTCAGCATCGTCGTTGCTGTCAACTCATTTGAAAGCTAATAAAAGAGCTGTTTTTGTAGGAGAAGAAACTGGTGGCGCTTATAACGGTTGTGTTGCTGGTATTTATAAAATTTACGAAATGCCAAACTCTAAATTAAACATAAGAATAGGATTAATGCAAATTGAAGCGCCTTATAAACAAATTCCAAATGGTTATGGCATCATACCAGATGTTGCTATTGTTCCTACTATTGAAGATCGAAAACAGCATAAAGATCCTGAGTTAGATTGGATACTTAATGATATAAAAACGAATAAATAA
- a CDS encoding threonine/serine exporter family protein: protein MDVSKELIKATNLLLEIASLLMVSGANTIRVNLSINRFAAGLNFKTSCFISHKSIIMTLYQEDSTLSCTRVKNIPPHAINFSIISAISKASWGAINENWTLKQISNEIEKIRTQKRYSKLTVLIAVSFAGAGFCNIFKGDYLNMLVAFISTFIGLLVFQLTHKEKFNVYIRIFFSSFIASLCAGIGIIYNIGANPQTALATSILFLVPGVALINSFTDLLDNNIINGMVRFTTGLMTVLAIALGLFITMLIFQLN, encoded by the coding sequence ATGGATGTTTCAAAAGAATTAATAAAAGCTACAAACTTACTTTTAGAAATAGCATCACTACTCATGGTTTCTGGAGCCAATACAATAAGAGTCAATTTGAGCATCAATAGATTTGCTGCTGGGTTAAATTTTAAAACCTCATGCTTTATAAGTCATAAAAGTATTATTATGACATTATATCAAGAAGATTCTACTCTAAGCTGTACAAGAGTAAAAAACATTCCACCACATGCTATCAATTTTTCTATCATTTCAGCCATTAGTAAAGCCAGTTGGGGTGCCATAAACGAAAACTGGACACTTAAACAAATTTCTAATGAAATTGAAAAAATAAGAACCCAAAAAAGATATTCGAAACTAACCGTTCTTATAGCTGTAAGTTTTGCCGGTGCTGGTTTTTGCAATATTTTTAAAGGTGATTATTTAAACATGCTTGTGGCATTTATTAGTACATTTATTGGACTACTGGTTTTTCAGTTAACCCATAAAGAAAAGTTCAATGTATATATCCGTATATTTTTTAGTTCTTTTATAGCCTCGCTATGTGCAGGAATTGGCATTATTTATAATATTGGTGCGAACCCTCAAACAGCTTTAGCTACATCTATTTTATTCTTAGTTCCTGGTGTTGCACTCATTAATTCATTCACCGATTTATTAGATAATAATATAATAAATGGTATGGTACGTTTTACAACAGGACTTATGACCGTACTTGCCATTGCGCTAGGTTTATTTATAACCATGCTAATTTTTCAATTAAACTGA
- a CDS encoding ZIP family metal transporter, whose product MNKFLFPILAVILGFILANVTKNQKSWNNKLLLSFSGSFLLALTLFELLPEVYEHLDSKRSGLFIMCGIMLQIVLELFSKGAEHGHVHIHKHATVFPWSLFISLCIHSFLEGFSIHDHNDMVYGILVHKIPIATLITMFLLQSSYTKTQIAGFLLVFAFMTPLGTYIGNTWEAVAAYSQIINAFVIGIFFHISTTILFESGEGHKFNLSKFISIVVGVGVAYLI is encoded by the coding sequence ATGAACAAATTTCTGTTTCCAATTCTGGCTGTTATTCTAGGCTTTATTTTAGCGAATGTTACTAAAAATCAAAAATCTTGGAATAACAAGCTACTGCTCTCTTTCAGTGGCTCGTTTTTATTAGCATTAACTCTTTTTGAATTACTTCCTGAAGTATACGAGCACTTAGACTCCAAACGTTCTGGGCTATTTATTATGTGCGGTATTATGCTCCAAATTGTATTGGAGTTGTTTTCTAAAGGTGCCGAACATGGGCATGTACACATCCATAAACACGCCACCGTTTTTCCATGGTCGTTGTTTATTAGTTTGTGTATTCATAGTTTTTTAGAAGGTTTTTCTATTCATGACCACAATGATATGGTTTACGGTATTTTGGTACATAAAATTCCTATTGCAACCTTAATCACCATGTTTTTACTTCAATCTAGTTATACTAAAACACAAATAGCCGGCTTTTTATTAGTTTTTGCTTTTATGACGCCTTTAGGCACTTATATAGGCAATACTTGGGAAGCTGTTGCGGCATATTCACAAATTATTAATGCTTTTGTTATAGGTATCTTTTTTCATATTTCTACCACCATTTTATTTGAAAGCGGCGAAGGGCATAAATTTAATTTATCTAAATTTATATCTATTGTTGTAGGTGTTGGAGTGGCATATTTGATTTGA
- a CDS encoding threonine/serine exporter family protein gives MMEIILKLLEVAAWSGVAAIGFGILFNIPKGTIITVFILGFTAGLIKFTLLKFNLNIVLSTFIAVLFVAVVSMPISHKIHHPPVVFCIPPVIPMIPGYFAYETVLSVMNFIFIEKDIVKRIALIDSIFYNGFTMFFILISITAGISLPMLLLRKSTVKKIDLA, from the coding sequence ATGATGGAAATAATCTTGAAATTATTAGAAGTTGCTGCTTGGTCTGGAGTGGCTGCTATAGGTTTTGGAATACTTTTTAACATTCCAAAAGGAACCATTATTACTGTTTTTATTTTAGGGTTTACTGCTGGCTTAATTAAATTTACCCTCTTAAAATTTAATCTAAACATTGTATTGTCCACTTTTATTGCCGTGCTTTTTGTGGCTGTAGTTAGTATGCCCATTTCTCATAAAATACATCATCCTCCAGTGGTTTTTTGCATTCCACCTGTAATACCTATGATTCCAGGTTACTTTGCTTATGAAACCGTTTTATCTGTTATGAATTTTATTTTTATAGAAAAAGATATTGTTAAAAGAATAGCTCTTATAGATTCTATTTTTTATAATGGATTTACCATGTTTTTTATATTAATTTCAATAACTGCTGGGATTTCGTTACCTATGCTTTTATTGAGAAAAAGTACGGTTAAAAAGATTGATTTAGCATGA
- a CDS encoding GNAT family N-acetyltransferase, translating to MIKIKPALSLTDFKSISKLADIIWLEHYISIISLEQIEYMLIKYNSVQALEDQVNQGFLFFCITYNNIPVGYLGVKKEIDFLFLSKLYVLNDYRGKKIGKAAMQYVTELTNSFQLKKVILHVNKFNTSSILAYKKMGFIKTKEIVTDIGNGFIMDDYEMVKAIEN from the coding sequence ATGATTAAAATAAAACCAGCATTAAGTTTAACTGATTTTAAAAGTATTTCAAAGCTGGCTGATATTATTTGGCTTGAGCATTACATATCAATAATTAGTTTAGAACAAATTGAGTATATGCTTATTAAATATAATTCAGTGCAGGCATTAGAAGATCAAGTTAATCAAGGATTTTTGTTTTTTTGTATCACTTATAATAATATTCCTGTAGGCTATCTAGGGGTTAAAAAAGAAATTGATTTTCTATTTCTAAGTAAACTGTATGTGTTAAATGATTATCGTGGAAAGAAAATAGGAAAAGCAGCGATGCAATATGTTACGGAATTGACGAACTCATTCCAACTGAAAAAAGTAATACTGCATGTGAATAAGTTTAATACTTCTTCTATTCTTGCTTATAAAAAAATGGGATTTATTAAAACCAAAGAAATAGTTACAGATATTGGCAATGGCTTTATAATGGACGATTATGAAATGGTAAAAGCGATTGAAAATTAA
- a CDS encoding class I SAM-dependent methyltransferase, producing MNKDSTTWFTSWFDTPFYHILYKDRDDTEAQHFMDTLTDYLNIPENGKILDLACGRGRHAVYLNSLGFDVTGADLSENSISYAKQFENDTLHFDVHDMCKPYNKPFDAIFNLFTSFGYFEKDAYNLHTINAIKTDLNETGFGVIDFMNSEFVIDNLVPEEVKTVDGINFNLKRYVKDGYIVKNISFTADGEDFEFQERVRAFTLADFEAFFEQAGVFLLDIFGDYKLHKYNAKTSERLVMIFK from the coding sequence TTACTTCTTGGTTTGACACGCCATTTTACCACATTTTATACAAAGATAGAGATGATACCGAAGCACAACATTTTATGGATACGCTTACGGATTATTTGAACATTCCGGAAAATGGAAAAATACTGGATTTGGCTTGTGGCCGTGGTAGACATGCAGTGTACTTAAACTCTCTAGGCTTTGATGTTACAGGTGCCGATTTGAGCGAAAATAGCATTAGCTACGCCAAACAGTTTGAAAATGACACCTTACATTTTGATGTGCACGATATGTGTAAGCCTTACAACAAACCCTTTGATGCTATTTTTAATTTATTCACTAGTTTTGGGTATTTTGAGAAAGATGCATACAATTTACATACCATAAATGCAATTAAAACCGATTTAAATGAAACCGGATTTGGCGTTATAGATTTTATGAATAGTGAATTTGTTATAGACAATTTAGTGCCCGAAGAAGTAAAAACGGTTGATGGTATAAATTTCAACTTAAAACGTTATGTGAAGGATGGCTATATTGTAAAAAACATTAGCTTTACTGCCGATGGTGAAGATTTCGAGTTTCAAGAACGCGTTAGGGCTTTTACTTTAGCCGACTTTGAAGCGTTTTTTGAGCAAGCTGGTGTTTTTTTGTTAGATATTTTTGGCGATTATAAATTGCATAAATACAACGCCAAAACATCCGAGCGTTTAGTGATGATTTTTAAATAA
- a CDS encoding DUF4294 domain-containing protein, whose amino-acid sequence MKNFIIYLFLVCPIFFFAQAKDDDEDASEYQYMFIEGDSVPQTIVNLNPIYILGDLKFPSNADRIKYLILRRKTLKVYPYAKLASERLDSLSTRLESMKKASEKRRYTKMIQKYIEGEFSDELKKLSRTEGQILVKLIHRQTGKTTFGLVKELRSGWRAFWYNTTASMFDISLKKLFDPKNVYEDYLIEDILQRSFKDGLLVRQKAAEEYNFYELTEIWLDKQKK is encoded by the coding sequence ATGAAGAATTTTATAATATATCTATTTTTAGTTTGTCCTATTTTTTTCTTTGCCCAAGCTAAAGATGATGATGAGGATGCTTCGGAATATCAATACATGTTTATTGAGGGCGATTCGGTACCTCAAACTATAGTCAATTTAAATCCTATTTATATACTTGGCGATTTAAAATTTCCTAGTAATGCAGACCGTATTAAGTATTTGATCTTACGCCGGAAAACACTTAAAGTATATCCCTATGCCAAATTAGCTTCTGAAAGGTTGGATTCTTTAAGTACAAGGTTGGAGTCGATGAAAAAAGCAAGTGAGAAGCGACGTTACACTAAAATGATTCAAAAATATATTGAAGGCGAGTTTTCTGATGAATTGAAAAAATTATCACGTACCGAAGGTCAAATTTTAGTAAAGTTAATACATAGGCAAACGGGTAAAACAACGTTTGGACTCGTTAAAGAACTCCGAAGTGGTTGGCGTGCCTTTTGGTACAATACAACCGCCAGTATGTTCGATATTTCCTTAAAAAAACTTTTCGACCCTAAAAATGTATATGAAGATTATCTTATTGAAGATATATTACAACGCAGTTTTAAAGATGGATTATTGGTTAGACAAAAAGCAGCAGAAGAATATAATTTTTACGAATTAACTGAAATTTGGTTAGATAAGCAGAAAAAATAA